The proteins below come from a single Natranaerofaba carboxydovora genomic window:
- a CDS encoding Maf family protein, with product MGKNIVLASASPRRYELLKQLKLDFEVIPSSFVEEFDENFTPSELAIEFAKNKALEVSNRLDKKNKIKDGIVIGADTVVVLDEEILGKPDNKKEAKQMLQNLNGNKHEVITGLSLVSVYNDEVITDYCETTVWFRDLTENEIERYLSREEWSDKAGAYGIQGFGALLVKKIHGCYFNVVGLPLSKLAKSLEHFDIKIKGFDFKVEI from the coding sequence GTGGGGAAAAATATAGTTCTAGCTTCTGCTTCTCCAAGAAGATACGAACTTCTTAAACAGTTAAAATTGGATTTTGAAGTAATCCCTAGCAGTTTTGTTGAAGAATTTGATGAAAATTTTACACCTAGCGAACTAGCTATAGAATTTGCTAAGAACAAAGCGTTAGAAGTATCTAACAGACTAGACAAAAAAAATAAAATTAAAGACGGTATTGTTATTGGGGCAGATACAGTTGTTGTTCTAGACGAAGAAATTTTAGGAAAGCCGGACAACAAAAAAGAAGCAAAACAAATGCTGCAAAATTTAAATGGGAATAAACATGAAGTTATAACAGGGCTGAGCTTAGTTAGTGTGTACAATGATGAAGTTATTACAGACTATTGTGAAACAACGGTATGGTTTAGAGATTTGACAGAAAACGAAATTGAGAGGTACTTATCAAGAGAGGAATGGTCAGATAAGGCAGGAGCATATGGTATTCAAGGTTTTGGAGCTTTATTGGTTAAAAAAATACATGGTTGTTATTTCAATGTAGTTGGTCTTCCTTTGTCCAAATTAGCTAAAAGTCTTGAACACTTTGATATTAAAATTAAGGGGTTCGATTTTAAAGTTGAAATTTGA
- a CDS encoding DUF4321 domain-containing protein produces MKGKYNLLFLIVVLAVGALLGNLLGTLLSDQIPIMSISQSLGIDPPMHLDLSFFELKLGFMFNINLAGLLGLIISLWIFSRF; encoded by the coding sequence TTGAAAGGTAAATATAATCTTTTATTTTTAATAGTTGTTTTAGCAGTTGGAGCATTGCTTGGGAATTTGCTTGGAACACTATTAAGTGACCAAATTCCAATTATGTCTATATCACAATCATTAGGCATTGATCCTCCAATGCACTTAGATTTAAGCTTTTTCGAACTAAAGCTAGGATTTATGTTTAATATTAACCTGGCCGGTTTATTGGGGTTAATAATATCACTCTGGATATTTAGTAGATTTTAA
- a CDS encoding FAD:protein FMN transferase, whose product MNLKIPVFLLLIVFLTIVFVGCGDESGGYEEVTRSSFSYLDTEIQIMVHARDTEKGENAIDNAFEEIERLESILARHQADSDVNRINENAGVEEVEVNPETMELIEKAVDWGELTDGHFDVTVAPLLNRWGFGEDRLYELIGREDEEGEPEVDFEIPAEEEIEELLEYVDYQQIEINEDENTVFLPEENMQIEMAGIAKGYILEGALEVLIEEGIEYGFVRAGGDITTIGGKPDNEPWVIGIRNPREQGHYASYYLEDNSIGTAGDYVRYYELDGERYSHIVDPIEGRPARGVVSATVDAPTAMEIDVISTTSFVMGVEKGLEFIESLDDVEGALVDEEGTVHFSSGFEENMGDGPEQGAKIF is encoded by the coding sequence ATGAATTTGAAAATACCAGTTTTTCTATTATTAATAGTATTTTTAACAATTGTTTTTGTGGGGTGTGGTGATGAAAGTGGTGGTTATGAAGAAGTAACAAGGTCTAGCTTTAGCTATCTAGATACTGAAATACAAATTATGGTACACGCTAGAGATACTGAAAAAGGGGAAAACGCCATCGACAATGCATTTGAAGAGATTGAAAGACTTGAAAGTATTCTAGCAAGACATCAAGCAGATAGTGATGTTAATAGAATTAACGAAAATGCTGGTGTGGAAGAAGTAGAGGTAAATCCAGAAACAATGGAACTCATCGAAAAAGCTGTTGACTGGGGAGAACTTACTGACGGCCATTTTGATGTTACAGTAGCTCCTTTATTGAATCGTTGGGGTTTTGGGGAAGATAGGTTGTACGAATTGATTGGCAGAGAAGATGAGGAAGGTGAACCTGAAGTTGACTTTGAAATCCCAGCTGAGGAAGAAATAGAGGAACTTCTAGAGTATGTGGACTATCAGCAAATTGAAATTAATGAAGATGAAAATACAGTGTTTCTTCCTGAAGAAAATATGCAAATAGAAATGGCAGGTATTGCCAAAGGATATATTTTAGAAGGGGCTTTAGAAGTCTTAATTGAAGAAGGGATAGAATATGGTTTTGTAAGAGCTGGTGGGGATATAACGACAATTGGTGGAAAACCTGATAACGAACCTTGGGTAATAGGAATTAGAAACCCTAGAGAACAGGGGCATTATGCAAGCTATTATTTGGAAGATAACTCAATTGGTACTGCAGGTGATTATGTTAGGTATTACGAATTAGACGGCGAAAGATATTCTCATATTGTTGATCCTATTGAAGGTCGTCCGGCTAGAGGAGTAGTAAGCGCTACTGTGGATGCACCTACTGCAATGGAAATAGACGTAATATCAACAACATCGTTTGTGATGGGGGTAGAAAAAGGACTGGAGTTCATAGAAAGTCTTGATGATGTTGAGGGCGCTCTTGTTGACGAGGAAGGAACAGTACACTTTTCTTCAGGATTTGAAGAAAACATGGGAGATGGTCCAGAGCAAGGAGCTAAAATATTTTAA
- a CDS encoding Gx transporter family protein, with protein MGQQGNMASKGPYKTVYIALLVTFALVLHLIEQALPSPFVLPGAKLGLANIITLLALIIFGFKDGLMVAILRTFLGSLLAGTIFGFPFYLSFTGAVVSTLVMQFGIFLKNKGLISLIGVSLLGASSHNIAQLVVASIIMNQFGIFFVYLPYLLAVAIPTGFFTGLATIFLERIVRNNLSKVVGSS; from the coding sequence ATGGGACAGCAAGGAAATATGGCAAGCAAAGGACCTTATAAAACGGTTTATATTGCTTTACTTGTAACATTTGCATTAGTATTACACTTAATAGAGCAGGCTCTTCCATCACCTTTTGTATTACCTGGAGCCAAATTAGGGTTAGCCAACATTATAACCCTGTTGGCTCTAATTATTTTTGGTTTCAAAGATGGCTTAATGGTGGCAATACTGAGGACATTTTTGGGTTCGTTGCTAGCAGGTACTATTTTTGGTTTTCCTTTTTATTTGAGTTTTACCGGAGCCGTTGTAAGTACATTAGTGATGCAATTTGGTATTTTTCTTAAAAATAAAGGCTTAATTAGCTTAATTGGTGTGAGTTTACTTGGGGCTTCAAGTCATAATATAGCTCAGTTAGTAGTAGCAAGTATTATCATGAATCAGTTTGGAATATTTTTTGTATATTTACCTTACTTATTAGCTGTTGCAATACCAACCGGGTTTTTTACAGGTCTTGCAACAATATTTTTAGAAAGGATTGTTAGAAATAATCTTAGCAAAGTAGTAGGTTCTAGTTAG
- the radC gene encoding RadC family protein produces the protein MKKVNDKQVLLPQDELPREKLLTYGAEFLTTSELIAILLGTGNKNHSVLEVADLLLNKYSDLSTLAKTSPLELSQIEGIGTAKSVRITAAFELASRIKAHEVLKKKSISSPQDVYDLVISKVQKENRELFILVLLDTKNKIIALETISMGSLNSSIVHPREVFRKAISWSSAAIILVHNHPSGDPGPSKEDKRLTKRLFESGEILGIEILDHVIIGSNEYFSFKENNYI, from the coding sequence GTGAAAAAAGTAAATGACAAACAGGTTTTATTACCCCAAGATGAACTGCCCCGGGAGAAATTACTAACCTATGGGGCTGAATTTTTGACAACTTCTGAGTTAATAGCAATATTGCTTGGAACTGGAAATAAAAACCATTCTGTTTTAGAAGTAGCTGATTTGCTTTTGAACAAGTATAGCGACTTATCAACATTAGCCAAAACCTCTCCGTTAGAATTATCTCAAATTGAAGGGATAGGTACAGCAAAAAGTGTAAGAATTACTGCTGCTTTTGAACTAGCTTCTAGAATAAAAGCACATGAAGTTTTAAAAAAGAAAAGTATTTCTTCTCCGCAAGATGTATATGACCTGGTTATATCTAAAGTCCAAAAAGAAAATAGAGAGCTATTTATTTTAGTTCTTTTAGATACAAAAAATAAGATTATAGCCTTAGAAACTATTTCTATGGGTAGCTTGAATAGCTCTATAGTCCATCCCAGAGAAGTTTTTAGAAAAGCAATAAGCTGGTCAAGTGCTGCTATCATTCTAGTGCACAATCATCCTAGCGGTGACCCTGGTCCTAGTAAAGAAGATAAAAGACTTACAAAAAGACTTTTTGAGAGCGGTGAAATTTTGGGTATAGAAATACTTGATCATGTTATAATCGGTAGCAATGAATATTTTAGTTTTAAAGAAAATAACTATATTTGA
- a CDS encoding sigma-70 family RNA polymerase sigma factor encodes MTTEIQVQKAVKGDEDSFVNLIQSRKEKIYRIAFSYVKNKEDALDVVQEATYKAYISLDKLKQPEYFDTWLVKITINTAVNYIKSNKKYVFMENKEVRDSRHNKDEIVEMIDLNNALDDLEQKDKEIIILKSFEGFKLKEISEILGYPLNTVKTKFYRGLKKIKDNLEGGYNCEG; translated from the coding sequence TTGACAACTGAAATACAAGTTCAAAAAGCAGTTAAAGGAGATGAAGATAGTTTTGTAAACCTAATACAATCGAGAAAGGAAAAAATTTATCGCATAGCATTTTCATATGTAAAAAATAAAGAAGATGCTCTAGATGTAGTCCAAGAAGCAACATACAAGGCGTACATTTCACTAGATAAACTAAAGCAGCCAGAGTACTTCGATACTTGGCTTGTAAAAATTACTATCAATACTGCAGTGAATTATATTAAATCAAATAAGAAGTACGTTTTTATGGAGAACAAAGAAGTTAGAGATAGTCGGCATAACAAAGATGAGATAGTTGAGATGATAGACTTAAATAATGCTTTAGATGATTTAGAGCAAAAAGACAAAGAAATTATAATATTAAAGAGTTTTGAAGGTTTCAAGTTAAAGGAAATATCAGAAATTCTAGGTTATCCATTAAATACTGTTAAAACAAAATTTTATAGAGGCTTAAAGAAAATTAAAGATAATCTGGAAGGAGGCTATAATTGTGAAGGTTAA
- a CDS encoding complex I subunit 5 family protein — translation MELFQVVEGKVIESMLPIWIVLVPIIASFALIYIGGKSEKIRDIFSSIVSGVTFLMVLGLYPMVSTGTVEFSLGWFLGEGLLFRVDQFSFVLAVLVSLIWFLATLYATDYISHEENRNRFYFFWMMSLGTTLGVFLTGDFFSLFLFFELMTFASYVLVIHEEDDEALRAGNLYIFLGVLGGLAILMGVFLMYSYTGSYEMAPMLEDVADSGINIILLVLIFIFGFGIKAGLVPLHIWLPKAHPVAPTPASALLSGLMIKTGVYGIWRVLMTVLAPSDVSAVPEAAFNTLTSFGGVVIWMGIITMFLGAFMAFLQTSGKKILAYSSVSQIGYIFMGVGAAVYLGFDGPVGFAGAMMHVINHALFKAGLFLVVGAIYIKTHLLDIDRVRGMFKPMPFLGVAFLVFAFGIAGIPLFNGYASKVVLHHAIVDAYSLEGSTALQIAETIFTITSAFTVAYFIKLFRGLFLGRLPEEYKKKDLSVAPIVKVVLAVFIVLVIGIGSFPNFFLEQIVVPGMSTFPQFQADVISEQLIGLNFWDSYDLQKVVLVLAIASCIYILGTATEFVRWRAPYWLSIENVLYRPIVTGFLNASTTLGATFDVTINDFFEQTSRQSMEIAKKVSKLDQGIDETYSKSGERAKDAMEKAGVLDGKIDDFYEESGKRAKGIARTTNQIDGKIDDFYEEGGKRAKGWARATQELDESLDSAYARTAAGLTSAAGVAKGENIEEFQEGSLIYDEEELEKAYSQVGRVSHHVTSRKKLRKRPKSIWEMFGLDASVLNIKNLNFDSFIIALMLGLSLFFLLFYHQFLR, via the coding sequence ATGGAGCTTTTTCAAGTTGTAGAGGGCAAAGTAATTGAATCAATGCTTCCTATTTGGATAGTATTGGTTCCAATTATTGCTTCCTTTGCATTAATTTATATAGGAGGAAAAAGTGAAAAGATAAGAGATATATTTAGCAGCATTGTTTCTGGTGTGACCTTTTTAATGGTGCTTGGTTTATATCCTATGGTTAGTACAGGAACAGTTGAATTTTCCTTGGGCTGGTTTTTGGGAGAAGGCTTATTATTCAGAGTTGATCAGTTTAGCTTTGTCCTTGCTGTTTTGGTTTCTTTGATTTGGTTCTTGGCTACTCTATATGCTACAGATTATATTAGTCACGAAGAAAATAGAAATAGATTCTATTTTTTCTGGATGATGTCATTAGGTACTACTTTAGGCGTATTTTTGACGGGTGACTTCTTTAGCTTGTTTTTATTCTTTGAACTAATGACATTTGCAAGTTATGTTTTAGTTATTCATGAAGAAGATGATGAGGCCTTAAGGGCAGGTAATTTATATATTTTCCTTGGAGTTTTAGGTGGTCTTGCAATATTAATGGGAGTATTCTTAATGTACTCATATACTGGATCCTACGAAATGGCTCCAATGCTTGAAGATGTTGCGGATTCCGGGATAAATATTATTTTACTAGTTCTAATTTTCATATTTGGTTTTGGAATTAAAGCTGGACTTGTACCCCTTCATATTTGGCTGCCAAAAGCACACCCGGTAGCCCCTACCCCTGCAAGTGCACTACTTTCTGGTTTAATGATTAAGACAGGGGTGTATGGAATCTGGAGAGTACTAATGACAGTTTTGGCTCCATCAGATGTTAGTGCAGTACCAGAAGCGGCATTTAATACTTTGACTAGTTTTGGTGGGGTAGTTATTTGGATGGGCATTATAACTATGTTTCTTGGAGCTTTTATGGCATTCTTGCAAACAAGTGGCAAGAAAATACTGGCTTACAGTAGTGTGAGCCAAATTGGATATATTTTCATGGGTGTTGGTGCAGCAGTTTATTTAGGATTTGACGGTCCAGTTGGCTTTGCTGGAGCTATGATGCATGTGATTAATCATGCACTTTTTAAGGCAGGGCTCTTTTTGGTTGTAGGTGCAATTTATATTAAAACACACTTATTAGATATTGATCGGGTTAGAGGTATGTTTAAGCCGATGCCATTTTTGGGTGTAGCATTTTTGGTGTTTGCATTTGGTATAGCGGGAATTCCTTTATTTAATGGTTACGCAAGTAAAGTGGTGCTTCATCATGCTATAGTAGATGCATATAGCTTAGAAGGTAGCACTGCCCTTCAAATAGCAGAAACAATTTTCACAATAACAAGTGCTTTTACAGTGGCATACTTTATAAAGTTGTTTAGAGGACTATTTTTGGGCCGACTACCAGAAGAATATAAGAAGAAGGACTTATCCGTTGCTCCGATAGTGAAGGTGGTCTTAGCGGTATTTATTGTATTGGTTATAGGTATAGGAAGCTTCCCAAACTTTTTCTTAGAGCAGATTGTAGTACCCGGGATGAGTACCTTCCCTCAATTCCAAGCAGACGTGATATCTGAACAGCTTATAGGGCTTAACTTCTGGGACTCATACGATTTGCAAAAAGTAGTGCTTGTGCTTGCTATTGCGTCATGTATTTATATTCTAGGAACTGCTACTGAATTTGTTAGGTGGCGTGCGCCTTACTGGCTAAGTATAGAAAATGTCCTATATAGACCTATCGTTACTGGATTTCTTAATGCTTCTACAACCCTTGGGGCAACTTTTGATGTTACTATTAATGACTTTTTTGAGCAGACTAGTAGACAATCAATGGAGATTGCAAAAAAAGTAAGTAAATTAGATCAGGGTATAGATGAAACTTACAGCAAGAGTGGAGAAAGAGCAAAGGATGCCATGGAAAAAGCAGGTGTGCTAGATGGAAAAATTGATGATTTTTATGAGGAAAGTGGCAAAAGAGCAAAAGGTATTGCCAGGACTACAAATCAGATCGATGGTAAAATCGATGATTTTTATGAAGAAGGTGGTAAGAGAGCAAAAGGATGGGCAAGAGCTACCCAGGAACTTGATGAGAGTTTAGACAGTGCATATGCTAGAACCGCTGCTGGGTTAACTTCAGCTGCAGGAGTTGCAAAAGGGGAAAATATAGAAGAATTCCAAGAGGGCTCTTTGATCTATGATGAGGAAGAACTAGAAAAAGCATACTCACAAGTTGGTCGTGTAAGCCATCACGTGACATCGCGCAAAAAGCTAAGAAAACGTCCAAAGAGTATATGGGAGATGTTTGGTTTAGATGCAAGTGTATTAAATATTAAAAATCTAAACTTTGACTCCTTTATTATAGCGCTAATGCTAGGGTTATCACTTTTCTTCTTACTGTTTTATCATCAATTTTTAAGATAA
- a CDS encoding MnhB domain-containing protein gives MFDSILRIIGRAIIPFIMMYGLYVIIFGHESPGGGFSGGATFATGFILYRLTFMGVEDTPELKKGFGITRLGYLIEERGMLMQAVTGLYTFFIGIIFLLIIFPNPLFVVHGNWFNAANGFKVALSLVKLFYLLNEEEDESGAISHSK, from the coding sequence ATGTTTGATTCCATCCTCAGAATAATAGGACGAGCTATTATTCCATTTATAATGATGTATGGTCTTTATGTTATAATATTTGGCCATGAATCACCCGGGGGAGGATTTTCGGGTGGAGCGACTTTTGCAACTGGTTTTATACTTTATAGGCTAACTTTTATGGGAGTTGAGGATACACCTGAACTTAAAAAAGGCTTTGGGATAACTAGACTTGGGTATCTTATTGAAGAGAGAGGAATGCTCATGCAGGCTGTTACTGGTTTGTATACATTTTTTATCGGAATTATATTTTTGTTAATAATTTTTCCAAATCCACTATTTGTTGTACACGGAAACTGGTTTAATGCAGCTAATGGCTTTAAAGTTGCACTTAGTCTTGTGAAATTGTTTTATCTATTAAACGAAGAGGAGGATGAAAGTGGAGCTATCAGCCATAGTAAATAA
- the mbhE gene encoding hydrogen gas-evolving membrane-bound hydrogenase subunit E has product MLKNLIALIAIFLIGYSMLLAVAEMPTFGDPDNPTQNEVAQRYLEEGPEETQHPNLVSAVLVAYRSFDTFGEITVLFTSVTGVLAVIHGKRGDE; this is encoded by the coding sequence ATGCTAAAAAACCTTATAGCACTGATAGCAATATTTCTAATTGGCTATAGCATGTTATTGGCTGTAGCAGAAATGCCTACCTTTGGAGATCCTGACAACCCAACTCAGAATGAAGTCGCCCAGAGATATTTGGAAGAAGGACCCGAGGAAACTCAGCATCCAAACCTTGTTTCCGCTGTATTAGTGGCATATAGGTCTTTTGATACATTTGGTGAGATTACAGTTCTTTTTACTTCAGTGACAGGGGTTTTGGCCGTCATTCATGGTAAACGGGGGGACGAATAA
- a CDS encoding sodium:proton antiporter encodes MKVELSAIVNNYHYLFALTLFLIGSYTMLTHPNLIKKIIGLNIMETSVFLLFVSTGYVEGGGAPIIHGEAAVGAYVNPVPHALILTGIVIAISITALALSLIIKIYEYYGTLDTDEISRLRR; translated from the coding sequence ATGAAAGTGGAGCTATCAGCCATAGTAAATAATTATCATTACTTGTTTGCCCTAACATTGTTTTTAATAGGGTCGTATACAATGTTAACTCATCCGAACTTAATCAAAAAAATTATAGGGCTTAATATTATGGAAACGTCAGTTTTTTTGTTATTTGTTTCTACGGGTTATGTAGAAGGGGGAGGAGCTCCTATAATACACGGGGAGGCCGCTGTGGGTGCTTATGTTAACCCTGTGCCCCACGCATTGATTCTTACTGGCATTGTTATAGCAATTAGTATTACGGCTTTAGCATTGAGTTTGATTATCAAAATTTATGAATATTACGGAACTTTGGATACGGATGAAATTTCAAGGCTGAGGAGATGA
- a CDS encoding rod shape-determining protein has translation MSLITKYFAKSIGIDLGTANTLVYVKGRGIVLREPSVVAIKSDTREVLAVGDDAKRMIGRTPGNIIAIRPMKDGVIADFDITQIMLRSFIQKAYKKNSIIKPRVMVCVPSGVTEVEKRAVLDATNQAGAKQAYIIEEPMAAAIGAGLQVDEPSGNMVVDIGGGTTEVATISLGGVVTSNSIRTGGDEMDDAIVQYIKKKYNLLIGDRSAEEIKISIGSAYSSDKDNILEIRGRDLVKGLPKSQEVNSEEIYHALRPPVSDIIDVIKLTLENTPPELSSDIMDKGIVLTGGGSLLDGLDRLVADETGMPVIIAEDPLDCVVEGTGKALNEIELLRKVAISSKKIS, from the coding sequence ATGAGTCTAATCACAAAATACTTTGCTAAATCAATAGGAATAGATCTAGGAACAGCTAATACTTTGGTTTATGTTAAAGGCAGAGGAATAGTATTAAGGGAACCTTCTGTGGTTGCAATTAAAAGTGACACCAGAGAGGTTTTGGCAGTAGGAGATGATGCCAAACGAATGATTGGTAGAACACCAGGGAATATAATTGCAATTAGGCCGATGAAAGATGGCGTAATTGCAGATTTTGATATTACCCAAATTATGCTAAGAAGCTTTATTCAAAAAGCATATAAAAAGAATTCAATAATAAAACCCAGGGTTATGGTTTGTGTGCCGTCAGGGGTCACAGAAGTTGAAAAGCGTGCTGTACTTGATGCGACAAATCAAGCAGGTGCTAAGCAAGCTTATATAATTGAAGAACCAATGGCAGCAGCAATAGGAGCCGGGCTTCAGGTTGATGAACCTTCAGGTAACATGGTAGTAGATATTGGCGGTGGAACCACCGAAGTTGCTACTATTTCTTTGGGTGGTGTTGTTACTAGCAATTCTATTAGGACTGGTGGAGATGAAATGGACGATGCTATTGTCCAGTATATTAAGAAAAAATATAATTTGTTAATAGGGGATAGAAGTGCCGAAGAAATAAAAATATCTATTGGTAGTGCTTATTCTTCTGACAAAGATAATATATTAGAGATAAGAGGTCGTGATCTTGTTAAAGGTCTACCAAAATCACAAGAAGTTAATTCGGAAGAAATATATCATGCTTTAAGGCCGCCTGTGAGTGATATAATTGATGTAATAAAATTAACCCTTGAAAATACTCCGCCAGAACTTTCATCTGATATTATGGATAAAGGGATTGTTCTAACAGGCGGAGGTAGCTTGTTAGATGGCTTAGACAGACTTGTGGCAGATGAAACTGGGATGCCTGTAATTATAGCGGAAGATCCTCTAGATTGTGTTGTAGAGGGGACGGGGAAAGCATTGAATGAAATTGAGCTTTTACGTAAGGTAGCAATTTCTTCTAAAAAAATAAGTTAG
- a CDS encoding complex I subunit 5 family protein, whose protein sequence is MDITVHFPIIIVLIGIFASFIIPAANLYKIKIGEIISLASIALMFVLGIYLRIQLAIDGPFTYHIGGWPAPWGIEFKVDYLGAYMVLIITGIGFLTLFYATKDLAHDLTENAQGIYYPLYILLIAAMAGMAITNDIFNLFVLLEVSLLSSVAIICIKENEATIEASLKYLILNALGSAAVLLGIALLYMITGHLNMTFIAVELQEVYPQYMNVIIAAMALFLVGFGVKAALFPMHVWLPDAHGSAPSPSSAVLSGLVIKIYTVSLIRIYFQVIPRAVITAIPIMEIVLWLAAIGIILGSMFAIVQDDIKKLLAYSSVAQIGYVFLGISLMSFTGFQGGLIHILNHAFIKAMLFLSAGVIIYSTGLRKINDLKGIGFKLPFTMTCFTLGGIAMIGIPGTNGFISKWYLALGALEAGRPIFVLVLLVSSMLNGVYYLPIIVNSFFGETPEGFDKLKIDPVPWQMKFTLLVLAFGVVFFGIFPSLPLGILESATEYIYGS, encoded by the coding sequence TTGGACATTACTGTTCATTTTCCTATAATAATTGTATTGATAGGTATATTTGCTTCCTTTATAATACCGGCAGCGAATCTATATAAAATTAAGATTGGTGAAATTATCTCCCTTGCATCGATTGCATTGATGTTTGTATTGGGAATATATTTAAGAATACAGCTAGCTATAGATGGTCCTTTTACATACCACATTGGAGGATGGCCGGCTCCATGGGGTATAGAATTTAAAGTGGACTATCTTGGTGCTTATATGGTGCTAATTATAACGGGGATTGGTTTTTTAACTTTATTTTATGCTACAAAAGACCTTGCCCATGATCTAACTGAAAATGCCCAAGGTATTTATTATCCTTTGTATATTTTGCTTATTGCCGCTATGGCAGGTATGGCAATTACAAATGATATTTTTAACTTGTTTGTATTATTAGAGGTATCATTATTATCTTCTGTAGCAATAATCTGTATCAAAGAAAATGAAGCAACGATTGAAGCCAGTTTAAAGTATTTAATTTTAAATGCTTTGGGCTCGGCTGCTGTACTACTAGGTATTGCCTTGTTATATATGATTACAGGTCATCTGAATATGACTTTTATCGCAGTTGAACTGCAAGAGGTTTACCCTCAGTATATGAATGTTATTATAGCGGCAATGGCTCTTTTTTTAGTTGGTTTTGGAGTGAAAGCTGCATTATTTCCTATGCACGTATGGCTGCCTGACGCTCACGGTTCAGCACCATCACCGTCAAGTGCAGTTTTAAGTGGACTTGTAATAAAAATTTATACGGTTTCTTTAATTAGAATATATTTTCAAGTTATTCCGAGGGCGGTAATAACTGCCATTCCAATAATGGAGATAGTCTTATGGCTCGCTGCGATAGGTATTATTTTAGGTTCTATGTTTGCTATAGTACAAGATGATATAAAGAAGTTATTAGCATACTCCTCTGTTGCGCAGATAGGGTATGTATTTTTGGGTATTTCATTGATGAGTTTCACAGGGTTTCAAGGTGGATTAATTCATATTTTAAATCACGCATTTATAAAAGCAATGCTATTTTTGTCTGCAGGTGTTATAATTTACTCAACGGGTTTAAGGAAAATAAATGATTTAAAAGGGATCGGTTTTAAATTACCCTTTACTATGACATGTTTTACACTAGGCGGGATAGCAATGATTGGGATACCCGGAACGAATGGTTTTATAAGTAAATGGTACTTGGCCCTTGGAGCATTAGAAGCTGGAAGGCCAATCTTTGTTCTTGTGCTTTTGGTTAGTAGTATGTTAAATGGAGTTTATTACCTGCCTATAATTGTAAATTCCTTTTTCGGGGAAACTCCTGAGGGTTTTGATAAATTAAAGATTGATCCGGTTCCATGGCAGATGAAATTCACACTTTTAGTTTTGGCATTTGGTGTTGTTTTCTTTGGAATATTCCCATCGCTGCCACTGGGGATTCTTGAAAGTGCTACAGAATATATATACGGCAGTTAG
- a CDS encoding Na(+)/H(+) antiporter subunit B, with amino-acid sequence MILEILNILLLLFLVVCAIAVERTKDLLSAVIIFGAYSLVMAITWEQLQAPDVAITEAAIGAGMTTLLFVVTISKTRRYED; translated from the coding sequence ATGATTCTTGAAATACTGAATATATTATTACTTCTTTTTTTGGTGGTATGTGCTATTGCTGTGGAAAGAACTAAAGATTTACTTAGTGCTGTTATTATTTTTGGTGCATACAGTTTAGTAATGGCTATAACATGGGAGCAGCTTCAGGCACCGGATGTTGCTATAACTGAAGCAGCCATTGGAGCAGGGATGACTACTTTACTATTTGTAGTTACAATAAGCAAAACAAGGAGGTATGAAGATTAA